Part of the Streptomyces sp. NBC_01460 genome, TGGCCCGCGCCACGCTGTACACCAGCACCGAGCCCTGCGCGATGTGCTCGGGGGCCGTCTACTGGAGCGGTATCGGACGGGTCGTCTACGCCCTCGGCGAGGACGAGCTCCTCGCCCTGACCGGCGCCGACGTCGAGAACCCGACCATGGCCCTGCCCTGCCGCACCGTCTTCGCGGCGGGCCAGCGGGTCGTGCAGGTCTCGGGCCCGCACCTCCACGACCGGGCCGCGGCCGTCCACGCCGGTTTCTGGACGGGGGCCGGCGCATGACCGCCCGTCACCCTCGTACCCTGATCCGCAACGGCATCGTCCTGCCCTGCGAGGGCGGGAAAGCGGTCCACGACCCCGGCTCCGTCCTGATCGAGAACGGCAGGATCACCGCCGTCGGTACGGTTGCGGAACTTGACGCGGCTGCCGCCCACTCCGTCGTCGTGGACGCCACCGGCCACGCGGTCATACCAGGGCTGCACAACACCCACCTGCACTCCGGGCTGCTGCGGGGCACCGCCGAGTCCAAGTCGCTGTGGGACTGGCTGCGCGACTACGTCGACCCCGCTCACAAGGCGCTCACCCCGGAGATCGCCGAGGCCGCGTCCCTGCTCTGCTACACCGAGTCGCTGCGCGCGGGGACGATCTCGGTCATGGACATGTGGCGCCACATGGAGGGCTCGGCGCACGCCGCCGAACAGGTCGGCATCCGCGCCACCCTCGTCCCGTACGTGGCCGACCTGCCCGGTTACGA contains:
- a CDS encoding nucleoside deaminase translates to MTAAAPTPLTSDEETFLTAAIDLAARSRKDGNHPFGSLLVLDGAVVLEAGNTVTTGRDATGHAETNLVRLATAAYDRAELARATLYTSTEPCAMCSGAVYWSGIGRVVYALGEDELLALTGADVENPTMALPCRTVFAAGQRVVQVSGPHLHDRAAAVHAGFWTGAGA